GATAATATTATCAATTATACTTAGCAATTCAGCATGGGATAATGGCTGAGAGCAATTGCCAGAAATAACCACCGTTTCGAGCATAGATAAAGCAACCACTTGGCCACGATGCTCGACTAACTGGTTTAAAACCCAATATTCATGATCATTTAAATGCCACTGCGCTGCCGTGGTCTTATCTATCAACAAACGCTGTGTACTGTCGAACCAACAACATCCTATTTGCATCACACTTTCTCAGTGTATCGACTTATGCAAAAAGTATACTCTCAAGTACGAGTCGCATGAATGCTAAGTCAGCTATCCTCTGGATAAGATTGCTAATTCGTGAACCAGTCCGCGAATATAGCGTTTATTTGCACAAGGTATAATTGCATGATGATGAAAGTAGAGGTCGCTAAATTACCGCATCACGAATAGCGCTAACTCTGATAAAGATAGGATAAAAAAGTTAACCTTAGTCGACCATTAATCACAAGCAGTAACAACATACTAATAAATGAAAAGTGGTAATAACTATGATATAGATGCCATATCAGCCTTTTTAAAACGGGCATAAAAAAAGCTGGCAAAACCAGCTTTGTTCTATTCACACTGACGTTAACATCCTTTAGACATTAACTTAAAATGCGTAAAGTAATGTCATGTTTGTTTCAGTATCAGTGCTTTCTTTGTCATCAAGTGGTTCACTGTTATAACGCACGATCACTGCAAACTTCATTGCTAGCGCACCAACGATATTTGCTGTTAATGAGGTTTCAGAACGAGCATCTAATTTACTACCCCAGTCGGCAATAAATCTCTGTTGAAACTTAGATGAATCACTTATTTTAGTTTGAAAATCAATCACAGCGTGAGCAACAATGCTGTCGTCGCTATCATAACCTTCAGCAAGAGCAGACTCTTCATCTAATTGTTGATAGATATAACCAGGACCAGCTTCTGCTTTTAAAGACATTCTGTCAGTATCAATAAAACGGTGACCATAACCGGCAGAAGTTGTTGAGGTGAAATCATAACCAGTGAATGGATCAACTTCATAGTTAGTATTGGCAAACAAATAGCTCACATCATTAATTTGATAGTCGCCTTGTACACCTAAAAAATAACGTTTTGCGGTTACTTCTTCAGTATCTTCTTTGTATAACCCTTCTAACACATACTGGTTCTCCCAGTTACCTAATTCTTGTTTTAGCGCTAAACGCGCTTTAAACGAAGAAGTATCAGTATTACCAGTGGTTAACGTTGCACCTAATTCTGCTTCACCAGCAAAAGTAGCATCGCCTTCAACAAACTCACTTCCAGCATGTGCTGCAAATGGCATGGTTAGTGTAATAGCTGCAGTAAGTAGCAGTTTTTTCATGTCATTTCGTCCTTTATTTATAATGTAATAAAATCTAACGGGGGGGTTATATGCCTAAATTCCCCGCATATTAACACTTTGGTCGCAGAATTGAAAAATAGTCAGCTGATTTAAGCGACTAAGCTCTTGCTTTGCCAGCGGCCACTACGCCAACGCCACAACATGGCTAATCCCCTAACCCATTCGTCTAGCGCTAAAGCAGCCCAAATACCCAACAAGCCAAAGTCTAAATAGATCCCAAGATAATAAGCACCAGGTACCGCGATACACCACATGGAAAACAACCCCATGAAAAACGGAAACTTAGCATCACCGCTGGCTCTTAGCGCATTAATGACCACTAAGTTAAATGTTCTACCCGGTTCCATGACCAACGTGAGGACAAATAATTGCCCCACAAGGACAACGATATCCTGTTCATCCGTAAACAGACTGACAAGATTAGGTCCCCATATTACGACAAATAAAGCCACTACACTGGTCACAATCAAACCCAACTTTAATGCGCGATACATTTGCTGCTCTGCGGCTTTTAATTGCTTAGCACCCACCATATGACCAATAATAATTTCGTTACCAATGCCTATCGATAGACCGAACAATAAGATAAACATACAAATTTGAAAATATAATGACTGCGCAGCTAAGGCCTTATCACCCATTAAGCCAACAAATGAAGTGACTACCATAAATTGCAGCATCCACGAGACATTTTCGCCCGCTGCAGGTAAACCAATATGGAATACCTTTTTAAGCATGGCTTTATCGGGACGTAAAATACTTGGAATATGTAATGGTATTTTGGTATAGCGTACAAACAACACCATCATAATGCTCACACCCACAAGTCGCCCGACAACAGTACTAATCGCAACCCCCGCTACACCCATTTGGGGCAAACCAAACCAACCATAGAGCAATAATAAGTTGCCGATAAAGGTGATCACATTCATCGATAATGTGACCCACATGGCTTGCTGGGTAAAACCATGAGCACGCATTCCCGCCGCTAAACACATGGCCATAGCTTCAGGAATTAAACATAAACCAACAATTTGTAAATACAATTTACCATCGGCCATCAACTCGGCTGGTAAGTTCATTAAATTCAACATCATGGTTGAGCCGGTTAAAATACCTACCGCTGCGACCAAGCCAACTAAGAAATTGAATCCGATAGATGAATACACCACGGCGCTGGCTGCAGTTTTATTATTGGCGCCTAAATACTGGGTAATGACAACGCTAGCGCCAATACTGACGAAACTAAATAACGTAATTGCCAGTTCGAACACCATATTACCAACAGACAACGCCGCCACTCCCTGATACGACACATGGCTTATCATAAAGGTATTAATTGCGGCGGTTAAAAAGTGCAGAGCAAAATCGACGAATAATGGCCAAGTTAATGAAAATAATGACAAAGGTGCATTTGGCTTAACAAGCATAGAATGAGTTCAACTATTGAGAATGGCTAACAGAATAAGGTTATATCAGTAAATAATGACGTTTAGCGTCAATTTTTAAGGCGAGGATGATGCTCGATAGCGTTTAAAAAAACAACGTTTATCGTAATTTATTTACAAAAAAAATCAGCTCATTCAAAAAATGAGCTGATTTGCTGTTTTACGCTATAATTGGTTTACATGATTTTAGGATCAAGTTCACCAGATTGATAAGCTTTATACATGGCTTGCAGTGACTTAGGCTTAATTTTAGAGCCCATGCCAGCACAACCAAATGCTTCATAACGCGTAGTACAAATGTCAGCCATTGCTTCCATTGATGCTTTTAAGAATTTACGCGGATCAAATTCTGCAGGATGTTCAGCTAGGAATTTACGCACGGCACCTGTGGACGCTAAACGTAAATCGGTATCAATGTTCACTTTACGCACACCGTGCTTAATACCTTCAACGATTTCTTCTAGTGGTACACCGTAAGTTTCTGGAATTTCACCACCATACTGGTTGATGATTTTAAGCCACTCTTGCGGTACTGAAGATGAACCGTGCATCACTAGATGCGTATTAGGGATACGCGCATGGATTTCTTTAATACGGTCAATACGTAGTACATCACCGGTTGGTTTACGGCTAAACTTGTACGCACCATGGCTGGTACCAATAGCAATGGCTAATGCATCAACGTGAGTATCAGCAACAAAACGCGCTGCTTCTTCTGGCGTAGTTAGCATTTGGTCCATGCTTAGAATACCTGACGCACCCACACCATCTTCTTCACCAGCTTGGCCAGTTTCTAAACTGCCTAAACAACCAATTTCACCTTCAACAGATACACCACAAGCATGAGCAAATGCGACCGTACGACGAGTCACATCTACGTTGTAGTCGTATGACGCTGGTGTTTTACCATCAGCCATTAATGAGCCGTCCATCATCACTGATGACATACCTAACTGAATTGAACGCTGACAAATGTCAGGATCAGTACCGTGATCTTGATGAATACAGACCGGAATATCAGGATACTGCTCAAGCGCGGCGGCCATTAAGTATTTTAAAAATTGTGGGCGTGCATATTTACGTGCACCTGCAGATGCCTGCACAATCACAGGGCTGTCTGTTGCTTCAGCCGCTTGCATAATTGCACGCATTTGCTCAAGGTTGTTCACGTTAAATGCAGGGACGCCATAACCATGCTCTGCAGCGTGGTCAAGCAGTTGTCGTAGAGAGATAAGAGCCATTTTTGTTCTCCATTAATAGGGTGATTACTCACCTAGGTCGCTATCGTTTGGACGGATTTTACACTCTGACATAACCTACATCCTGTAGATTATGTCAGAGCATTTTTTTTATAATAATTATTATTAGGCTTTACGGCACAAATATTTAATACGTGAACTAAGCGCCACGTTTTTCAAGCATTGCAACGGCAGGTAGCTCTTTACCTTCTAAAAATTCAAGGAAAGCACCACCGCCGGTTGAAATATACGATACTTTGTCGGCAATATTGTATTTATCCACTGCTGCCAGAGTGTCACCACCGCCAGCAATAGAAAATGCTTTGGAATTTGCGATCGCTTGAGCAATACGCTTGGTACCTTCACCGAATTGATCAAACTCAAACACGCCTACTGGGCCATTCCAGACGATAGTGCCCGCTTGTTCAATAATTTTAGCTAAGGCTTCTGCACTGTCAGGACCAATATCGAAAATCATGTCGCTGTCAGTCACTTCGCTCACTGATTTCAACGTAGCTGCTGCGGTAGGGCTAAATTCACTCGCCACTACCACATCCGTTGGCACAGGGATATCACCACCACGGCTTCGGGCATTCGCAATAAGACGCTTGGCCTCTTCTACTAGATCAGCTTCATACAACGACTTGCCAACTTTATAACCTGCAGCAGCAATAAAGGTATTAGCAATACCGCCACCCACAACTAACTGGTCAACTTTGGTCGATAAGCTTTCAAGCACGGTTAATTTAGTTGACACTTTAGATCCACCTACAATCGCCACCATTGGACGAGCAGGGTTATCAAGCGCTTTGCCTAATGCATCTAATTCTTGTGATAATAATGGGCCAGCACAGGCAATAGGCGCATACACACCGACGCCATGAGTAGATGCTTGGGCGCGGTGAGCCGTTCCAAATGCGTCCATTACATAGACATCGCACAGTGCTGCCATTTTTTTAGATAATGTTTCATCATTTTTACCTTCGCCAATATTAAAGCGAACGTTTTCAAATACGACGACTTCGCCAACATTAACCTCAACACCATCAAGATAATTACTCACTAAGCGCACTGAACAATCTAACGCTTTAGTTAAATAATCGACTACCGGTTGCATTGAATATTCAGCGTTAAACTCGCCTTCTGTTGGGCGGCCTAAATGAGACATCACCATTACGGCGGCGCCTTTTTTCAATGCGAGTTGAATGGTTGGTAATGATGCTCGTAAACGCGCATCACTTGTTACAACACCGTCGCTGACAGGTACGTTTAAATCTTCACGGATAAGCACGCGCTTATTTTGTAGATCTAAATCTGTCATGTTAATAATTGCCATAATTAGCAGTTCCTTTTTAAGTTAATACAAAGTCTTGCTGCGCAACCGGTTTAACCCATTGCACATAATCTGTTGATATTACCTATCTAACTTTGCTTGGATCATTGCTAAGCTAGTATCGAGCATACGGTTGGCAAAACCCCATTCGTTGTCGCACCATAATAACAATTTGACCAAGTGGCCGGCGCTGACACGAGTTTGGGTACCATCAACGATGCTAGAACGGGGATCGTGGTTAAAGTCACACGATACCAATGGCTCGTCAGTATAACCTAAAATACCATTAAAACTGCCGTTTGAGGCAAGTTGTAACACACTGTTAATCTGTTCAATATTGACTTTTTTCTCTAGCGTGACAGATAAGTCGATCGCGGTCACATTTATGGTGGGAACCCGCACAGAAATGGCTTCAAACTTATCTTTCATGTGCGGCAAAATACGCTCAATGCCGCGAGCTAATTTTGTGTCCACTGGAATAATAGATTGACCTGCGGCGCGCGTTCGGCGTAAATCGTCATGATAAGCGTCAATCACTTGTTGATCATTCATCGCCGAGTGAATTGTGGTAATCGCGCCACTTTTGACTTCAAAATGCTTATCTAATACATCGATAACCGGAACAATACAATTAGTGGTGCAAGACGCGTTAGAAATAACGGTATGCTCTGCGCGTAATAAGTCATGATTGACACCATAGACAATGGTGGCATCAACGTCTGCAGAAGAAGGATGGCTAATAAGCACTTGCTTAGCGCCAGCTTGAATATGTGCTTCGCAAGCATGACGGTCAATTAAGCTGCCGGTGGCTTCATAAACAATATCAATATCAAGCTCAGCCCAAGGCAATAAGTTAGCATCAGCTTGATTGAGTAATAAAATACTGTCATCGCCAATAAGTAACTGATCACCGCTTAGTTTAACGGTATGCTTAAAACGACCATGAGTAGTGTCATATTGGGTTAAATGACAAATGGCTTCTGGCTTTGCCAACTCATTGATCGCCACAATTTGGATTTGTTGACGTTTACCAGATTCGTACAAGGCACGAAGTATTGAGCGGCCAATCCGGCCATAACCATTAATTGCAACTCGAATCATTTAGGGTCCAGAATAATTAACTAAAGCACTTATGATTGAATCAATTATAGTAAAAAGAACTGAAATATAAGTAACTTAGCATGTATTGTTTTACGTGAAATAAAGACATAAAAAAACGGCCTGCAATCGTATTGCAAGCCGTTATTATACAGATTAAACACTTAATAGATAAGTGTTTAATCTCAGATGATTATCCTAAAGACTGGACAGTTTTTACTACATTATCAACAGTGAAGCCGAAATGTTTAAGTAAATCACCACCAGGAGCTGACTCACCGAAGGTAGTCATACCCACTACGCCGCCATCAAAACCAACATACTTGTACCAGAAATCAGTATGGGCAGCTTCAACAGCAACACG
This region of Shewanella livingstonensis genomic DNA includes:
- the epd gene encoding erythrose-4-phosphate dehydrogenase codes for the protein MIRVAINGYGRIGRSILRALYESGKRQQIQIVAINELAKPEAICHLTQYDTTHGRFKHTVKLSGDQLLIGDDSILLLNQADANLLPWAELDIDIVYEATGSLIDRHACEAHIQAGAKQVLISHPSSADVDATIVYGVNHDLLRAEHTVISNASCTTNCIVPVIDVLDKHFEVKSGAITTIHSAMNDQQVIDAYHDDLRRTRAAGQSIIPVDTKLARGIERILPHMKDKFEAISVRVPTINVTAIDLSVTLEKKVNIEQINSVLQLASNGSFNGILGYTDEPLVSCDFNHDPRSSIVDGTQTRVSAGHLVKLLLWCDNEWGFANRMLDTSLAMIQAKLDR
- a CDS encoding phosphoglycerate kinase, whose product is MAIINMTDLDLQNKRVLIREDLNVPVSDGVVTSDARLRASLPTIQLALKKGAAVMVMSHLGRPTEGEFNAEYSMQPVVDYLTKALDCSVRLVSNYLDGVEVNVGEVVVFENVRFNIGEGKNDETLSKKMAALCDVYVMDAFGTAHRAQASTHGVGVYAPIACAGPLLSQELDALGKALDNPARPMVAIVGGSKVSTKLTVLESLSTKVDQLVVGGGIANTFIAAAGYKVGKSLYEADLVEEAKRLIANARSRGGDIPVPTDVVVASEFSPTAAATLKSVSEVTDSDMIFDIGPDSAEALAKIIEQAGTIVWNGPVGVFEFDQFGEGTKRIAQAIANSKAFSIAGGGDTLAAVDKYNIADKVSYISTGGGAFLEFLEGKELPAVAMLEKRGA
- a CDS encoding MATE family efflux transporter translates to MLVKPNAPLSLFSLTWPLFVDFALHFLTAAINTFMISHVSYQGVAALSVGNMVFELAITLFSFVSIGASVVITQYLGANNKTAASAVVYSSIGFNFLVGLVAAVGILTGSTMMLNLMNLPAELMADGKLYLQIVGLCLIPEAMAMCLAAGMRAHGFTQQAMWVTLSMNVITFIGNLLLLYGWFGLPQMGVAGVAISTVVGRLVGVSIMMVLFVRYTKIPLHIPSILRPDKAMLKKVFHIGLPAAGENVSWMLQFMVVTSFVGLMGDKALAAQSLYFQICMFILLFGLSIGIGNEIIIGHMVGAKQLKAAEQQMYRALKLGLIVTSVVALFVVIWGPNLVSLFTDEQDIVVLVGQLFVLTLVMEPGRTFNLVVINALRASGDAKFPFFMGLFSMWCIAVPGAYYLGIYLDFGLLGIWAALALDEWVRGLAMLWRWRSGRWQSKSLVA
- a CDS encoding DUF481 domain-containing protein, whose protein sequence is MKKLLLTAAITLTMPFAAHAGSEFVEGDATFAGEAELGATLTTGNTDTSSFKARLALKQELGNWENQYVLEGLYKEDTEEVTAKRYFLGVQGDYQINDVSYLFANTNYEVDPFTGYDFTSTTSAGYGHRFIDTDRMSLKAEAGPGYIYQQLDEESALAEGYDSDDSIVAHAVIDFQTKISDSSKFQQRFIADWGSKLDARSETSLTANIVGALAMKFAVIVRYNSEPLDDKESTDTETNMTLLYAF
- the fba gene encoding class II fructose-bisphosphate aldolase (catalyzes the reversible aldol condensation of dihydroxyacetonephosphate and glyceraldehyde 3-phosphate in the Calvin cycle, glycolysis, and/or gluconeogenesis), with amino-acid sequence MALISLRQLLDHAAEHGYGVPAFNVNNLEQMRAIMQAAEATDSPVIVQASAGARKYARPQFLKYLMAAALEQYPDIPVCIHQDHGTDPDICQRSIQLGMSSVMMDGSLMADGKTPASYDYNVDVTRRTVAFAHACGVSVEGEIGCLGSLETGQAGEEDGVGASGILSMDQMLTTPEEAARFVADTHVDALAIAIGTSHGAYKFSRKPTGDVLRIDRIKEIHARIPNTHLVMHGSSSVPQEWLKIINQYGGEIPETYGVPLEEIVEGIKHGVRKVNIDTDLRLASTGAVRKFLAEHPAEFDPRKFLKASMEAMADICTTRYEAFGCAGMGSKIKPKSLQAMYKAYQSGELDPKIM